Proteins encoded by one window of Dioscorea cayenensis subsp. rotundata cultivar TDr96_F1 chromosome 6, TDr96_F1_v2_PseudoChromosome.rev07_lg8_w22 25.fasta, whole genome shotgun sequence:
- the LOC120264005 gene encoding uncharacterized protein LOC120264005 isoform X3 → MVRASSSLSNGFSPFHLLTLSLSSSPPLSIDVETLCWKLSRRYRVACLPYSSQILIVYQLSQSHSVAGVVRELTDAFPASNVVDKEEVGISSSIVTRAIECGLRCAMLENGWSCVGENSFVCSSFDASEEGKHVCAVNVNIQPETDDDYIFIVSPDVIRFSRHKVSSLVGSKLLQKFNDGEEVILEEYNFSTSCTTLPSLHEGYVMGLSKQQPLAENFERFADYCTNKHGLSLASDFFIFVWLTCGGSNGQWLPSTFVLQGSGLAPTPQRIRSSMAIMALESFMNILGAWNFFDQGFLRLSLKESSSLAVGNMLPIWQKATSNIKNDMAENGDILNDQENLIKLARDMFLALDFHTPKPPMGSAPGSMALEFTELYEKATTSSTNVQGNTTKCVHGGIPNPPTGSMSLGMLPKFIERHKKAATLNTKVGNTINCVHCDNPKPSLGSTSLNIALEFTETHIKAITSSNKVLGNTIKCAQIVMPKPPSESASLSMGLEFAEMHNKTTTSSTKVLGSAIKCVHGGTSILSTTLDTPVLGKGFKSDPSAHHMSALVNKSNIDKGKHTSEVHMKDQNQLEAPEGAVIWRAEKLLQPNTEASRKFKKAKDFYDSNCPLGAERVLDKMTASKRILDNDEKNKENISEVSKKMKGKQPSEQSDISYKVLNCYKKGELHSLTVAEMKCFLASKKMKVGGKKEELIQRINLLLN, encoded by the exons ATGGTTAGGGCTTCGTCCTCGCTCTCCAATGGCTTCTCTCCCTTCCATCTCCTCACCCTCTCCCTCTCCTCCTCCCCACCTCTCTCCATCGATGTCGAAACCCTCTGCTGGAAGCTGTCCCGGCGGTACCGTGTCGCTTGCCTCCCCTACTCTTCTCAGATCCTCATTGTATACCAGCTATCTCAGTCTCATTCCGTTGCCGGAGTTGTTCGGGAGCTCACTGATGCTTTTCCTGCTTCCAAT GTTGTGGATAAAGAGGAGGTGGGAATTTCATCTTCAATCGTGACCAGAGCAATTGAATGTGGGTTGAGGTGTGCTATGCTTGAGAATGGCTGGAGTTGTGTGGGCGAGAACTCATTTGTTTGCTCGAGTTTTGATGCTTCTGAGGAGGGGAAACATGTGTGTGCTGTTAATGTG AATATACAACCTGAAACTGATGATGATTACATCTTTATTGTCTCACCTGATGTAATTCGCTTCAGTAGACACAAG GTCTCAAGTTTAGTTGGGTCCAAGCTGTTGCAGAAGTTTAATGATGGTGAGGAAGTTATTCTGGAGGAGTATAATTTCTCAACATCTTGCACAACACTTCCTTCTCTTCACGAAGGATATGTGATGG GACTGAGCAAACAACAACCTCTAGCAGAGAACTTTGAAAGATTTGCAGATTACTGTACAAATAAG CATGGCCTTTCCTTAGCAAGTgatttctttatctttgtttggCTTACCTGTGGTGGCTCAAATGGACAATG GTTGCCATCCACTTTTGTCCTCCAAGGTTCAGGGTTGGCTCCAACTCCGCAAAGAATTAGATCTTCCATGGCTATTATGGCTTTGGAATCTTTCATGAATATACTTGGAG CATGGAATTTTTTTGACCAGGGTTTTCTGAGACTCAGCTTAAAG GAATCATCTTCACTTGCTGTTGGTAACATGTTGCCAATCTGGCAGAAGGCTACAAGTAATATTAAGAATGATATGGCAGAAAATGGTGATATCCTAAATGAtcaagaaaatttaataaagtTGGCTAGAGACATGTTTTTGGCTCTGG ACTTTCACACCCCAAAGCCACCGATGGGAAGTGCGCCAGGTAGCATGGCGTTGGAATTCACTGAATTGTATGAAAAAGCTACCACATCAAGCACAAATGTTCAAGGAAACACTACAAAGTGTGTCCATGGTGGTATCCCAAACCCGCCTACGGGAAGCATGTCACTCGGCATGTTACCAAAGTTCATTGAAAGGCACAAAAAAGCCGCCACATTGAACACAAAAGTAGGAAACACTATTAATTGTGTCCATTGTGATAACCCAAAACCATCTCTGGGAAGTACGTCACTCAACATTGCATTGGAGTTCACTGAAACACACATAAAAGCTATcacatcaagtaataaagttcTTGGAAACACTATTAAGTGTGCCCAAATTGTTATGCCAAAGCCTCCTAGTGAAAGTGCATCACTTAGCATGGGATTGGAGTTCGCTGAAATGCACAATAAAACTACTACATCAAGCACAAAAGTTCTAGGAAGCGCTATTAAATGTGTACATGGTGGCACTTCTATACTTTCAACCACTCTGGACACACCAGTTTTGGGGAAGGGCTTCAAAAGTGATCCTTCAG CGCATCACATGTCAGCATTGGTAAATAAAAGCAATATTGATAAAGGCAAGCATACTTCTGAAGTTCACATGAAAGAT CAGAATCAACTTGAAGCGCCAGAAGGGGCTGTGATCTGGAGAGCTGAGAAACTACTGCAACCT AATACTGAAGCTTCAAGAAAATTCAAGAAGGCCAAAGATTTTTATGATAGCAACTGTCCATTGGGTGCTGAAAGAG TGTTGGACAAGATGACAGCAAGTAAGAGGATCCTGGACAATGATGAAAAG AACAAAGAGAATATCTCGGAAGTCTCCaagaaaatgaaaggaaaacagCCTTCGGAGCAATCTGACATAAGTTACAAG GTTCTCAATTGCTACAAGAAAGGTGAACTGCATTCCCTTACTGTTGCTGAAATGAAATGCTTCCTTGCCAGTAAGAAAATGAAGGTTGgaggaaagaaagaagagctCATACAGCGAATTAATTTGTTGCTTAATTAA
- the LOC120264005 gene encoding uncharacterized protein LOC120264005 isoform X2: MFRNKIMVRASSSLSNGFSPFHLLTLSLSSSPPLSIDVETLCWKLSRRYRVACLPYSSQILIVYQLSQSHSVAGVVRELTDAFPASNVVDKEEVGISSSIVTRAIECGLRCAMLENGWSCVGENSFVCSSFDASEEGKHVCAVNVNIQPETDDDYIFIVSPDVIRFSRHKVSSLVGSKLLQKFNDGEEVILEEYNFSTSCTTLPSLHEGYVMGLSKQQPLAENFERFADYCTNKHGLSLASDFFIFVWLTCGGSNGQWLPSTFVLQGSGLAPTPQRIRSSMAIMALESFMNILGAWNFFDQGFLRLSLKESSSLAVGNMLPIWQKATSNIKNDMAENGDILNDQENLIKLARDMFLALDFHTPKPPMGSAPGSMALEFTELYEKATTSSTNVQGNTTKCVHGGIPNPPTGSMSLGMLPKFIERHKKAATLNTKVGNTINCVHCDNPKPSLGSTSLNIALEFTETHIKAITSSNKVLGNTIKCAQIVMPKPPSESASLSMGLEFAEMHNKTTTSSTKVLGSAIKCVHGGTSILSTTLDTPVLGKGFKSDPSAHHMSALVNKSNIDKGKHTSEVHMKDNQLEAPEGAVIWRAEKLLQPNTEASRKFKKAKDFYDSNCPLGAERVLDKMTASKRILDNDEKNKENISEVSKKMKGKQPSEQSDISYKVLNCYKKGELHSLTVAEMKCFLASKKMKVGGKKEELIQRINLLLN; the protein is encoded by the exons ATGTTCAGGAACAAGATCATGGTTAGGGCTTCGTCCTCGCTCTCCAATGGCTTCTCTCCCTTCCATCTCCTCACCCTCTCCCTCTCCTCCTCCCCACCTCTCTCCATCGATGTCGAAACCCTCTGCTGGAAGCTGTCCCGGCGGTACCGTGTCGCTTGCCTCCCCTACTCTTCTCAGATCCTCATTGTATACCAGCTATCTCAGTCTCATTCCGTTGCCGGAGTTGTTCGGGAGCTCACTGATGCTTTTCCTGCTTCCAAT GTTGTGGATAAAGAGGAGGTGGGAATTTCATCTTCAATCGTGACCAGAGCAATTGAATGTGGGTTGAGGTGTGCTATGCTTGAGAATGGCTGGAGTTGTGTGGGCGAGAACTCATTTGTTTGCTCGAGTTTTGATGCTTCTGAGGAGGGGAAACATGTGTGTGCTGTTAATGTG AATATACAACCTGAAACTGATGATGATTACATCTTTATTGTCTCACCTGATGTAATTCGCTTCAGTAGACACAAG GTCTCAAGTTTAGTTGGGTCCAAGCTGTTGCAGAAGTTTAATGATGGTGAGGAAGTTATTCTGGAGGAGTATAATTTCTCAACATCTTGCACAACACTTCCTTCTCTTCACGAAGGATATGTGATGG GACTGAGCAAACAACAACCTCTAGCAGAGAACTTTGAAAGATTTGCAGATTACTGTACAAATAAG CATGGCCTTTCCTTAGCAAGTgatttctttatctttgtttggCTTACCTGTGGTGGCTCAAATGGACAATG GTTGCCATCCACTTTTGTCCTCCAAGGTTCAGGGTTGGCTCCAACTCCGCAAAGAATTAGATCTTCCATGGCTATTATGGCTTTGGAATCTTTCATGAATATACTTGGAG CATGGAATTTTTTTGACCAGGGTTTTCTGAGACTCAGCTTAAAG GAATCATCTTCACTTGCTGTTGGTAACATGTTGCCAATCTGGCAGAAGGCTACAAGTAATATTAAGAATGATATGGCAGAAAATGGTGATATCCTAAATGAtcaagaaaatttaataaagtTGGCTAGAGACATGTTTTTGGCTCTGG ACTTTCACACCCCAAAGCCACCGATGGGAAGTGCGCCAGGTAGCATGGCGTTGGAATTCACTGAATTGTATGAAAAAGCTACCACATCAAGCACAAATGTTCAAGGAAACACTACAAAGTGTGTCCATGGTGGTATCCCAAACCCGCCTACGGGAAGCATGTCACTCGGCATGTTACCAAAGTTCATTGAAAGGCACAAAAAAGCCGCCACATTGAACACAAAAGTAGGAAACACTATTAATTGTGTCCATTGTGATAACCCAAAACCATCTCTGGGAAGTACGTCACTCAACATTGCATTGGAGTTCACTGAAACACACATAAAAGCTATcacatcaagtaataaagttcTTGGAAACACTATTAAGTGTGCCCAAATTGTTATGCCAAAGCCTCCTAGTGAAAGTGCATCACTTAGCATGGGATTGGAGTTCGCTGAAATGCACAATAAAACTACTACATCAAGCACAAAAGTTCTAGGAAGCGCTATTAAATGTGTACATGGTGGCACTTCTATACTTTCAACCACTCTGGACACACCAGTTTTGGGGAAGGGCTTCAAAAGTGATCCTTCAG CGCATCACATGTCAGCATTGGTAAATAAAAGCAATATTGATAAAGGCAAGCATACTTCTGAAGTTCACATGAAAGAT AATCAACTTGAAGCGCCAGAAGGGGCTGTGATCTGGAGAGCTGAGAAACTACTGCAACCT AATACTGAAGCTTCAAGAAAATTCAAGAAGGCCAAAGATTTTTATGATAGCAACTGTCCATTGGGTGCTGAAAGAG TGTTGGACAAGATGACAGCAAGTAAGAGGATCCTGGACAATGATGAAAAG AACAAAGAGAATATCTCGGAAGTCTCCaagaaaatgaaaggaaaacagCCTTCGGAGCAATCTGACATAAGTTACAAG GTTCTCAATTGCTACAAGAAAGGTGAACTGCATTCCCTTACTGTTGCTGAAATGAAATGCTTCCTTGCCAGTAAGAAAATGAAGGTTGgaggaaagaaagaagagctCATACAGCGAATTAATTTGTTGCTTAATTAA
- the LOC120264005 gene encoding uncharacterized protein LOC120264005 isoform X1: MFRNKIMVRASSSLSNGFSPFHLLTLSLSSSPPLSIDVETLCWKLSRRYRVACLPYSSQILIVYQLSQSHSVAGVVRELTDAFPASNVVDKEEVGISSSIVTRAIECGLRCAMLENGWSCVGENSFVCSSFDASEEGKHVCAVNVNIQPETDDDYIFIVSPDVIRFSRHKVSSLVGSKLLQKFNDGEEVILEEYNFSTSCTTLPSLHEGYVMGLSKQQPLAENFERFADYCTNKHGLSLASDFFIFVWLTCGGSNGQWLPSTFVLQGSGLAPTPQRIRSSMAIMALESFMNILGAWNFFDQGFLRLSLKESSSLAVGNMLPIWQKATSNIKNDMAENGDILNDQENLIKLARDMFLALDFHTPKPPMGSAPGSMALEFTELYEKATTSSTNVQGNTTKCVHGGIPNPPTGSMSLGMLPKFIERHKKAATLNTKVGNTINCVHCDNPKPSLGSTSLNIALEFTETHIKAITSSNKVLGNTIKCAQIVMPKPPSESASLSMGLEFAEMHNKTTTSSTKVLGSAIKCVHGGTSILSTTLDTPVLGKGFKSDPSAHHMSALVNKSNIDKGKHTSEVHMKDQNQLEAPEGAVIWRAEKLLQPNTEASRKFKKAKDFYDSNCPLGAERVLDKMTASKRILDNDEKNKENISEVSKKMKGKQPSEQSDISYKVLNCYKKGELHSLTVAEMKCFLASKKMKVGGKKEELIQRINLLLN; this comes from the exons ATGTTCAGGAACAAGATCATGGTTAGGGCTTCGTCCTCGCTCTCCAATGGCTTCTCTCCCTTCCATCTCCTCACCCTCTCCCTCTCCTCCTCCCCACCTCTCTCCATCGATGTCGAAACCCTCTGCTGGAAGCTGTCCCGGCGGTACCGTGTCGCTTGCCTCCCCTACTCTTCTCAGATCCTCATTGTATACCAGCTATCTCAGTCTCATTCCGTTGCCGGAGTTGTTCGGGAGCTCACTGATGCTTTTCCTGCTTCCAAT GTTGTGGATAAAGAGGAGGTGGGAATTTCATCTTCAATCGTGACCAGAGCAATTGAATGTGGGTTGAGGTGTGCTATGCTTGAGAATGGCTGGAGTTGTGTGGGCGAGAACTCATTTGTTTGCTCGAGTTTTGATGCTTCTGAGGAGGGGAAACATGTGTGTGCTGTTAATGTG AATATACAACCTGAAACTGATGATGATTACATCTTTATTGTCTCACCTGATGTAATTCGCTTCAGTAGACACAAG GTCTCAAGTTTAGTTGGGTCCAAGCTGTTGCAGAAGTTTAATGATGGTGAGGAAGTTATTCTGGAGGAGTATAATTTCTCAACATCTTGCACAACACTTCCTTCTCTTCACGAAGGATATGTGATGG GACTGAGCAAACAACAACCTCTAGCAGAGAACTTTGAAAGATTTGCAGATTACTGTACAAATAAG CATGGCCTTTCCTTAGCAAGTgatttctttatctttgtttggCTTACCTGTGGTGGCTCAAATGGACAATG GTTGCCATCCACTTTTGTCCTCCAAGGTTCAGGGTTGGCTCCAACTCCGCAAAGAATTAGATCTTCCATGGCTATTATGGCTTTGGAATCTTTCATGAATATACTTGGAG CATGGAATTTTTTTGACCAGGGTTTTCTGAGACTCAGCTTAAAG GAATCATCTTCACTTGCTGTTGGTAACATGTTGCCAATCTGGCAGAAGGCTACAAGTAATATTAAGAATGATATGGCAGAAAATGGTGATATCCTAAATGAtcaagaaaatttaataaagtTGGCTAGAGACATGTTTTTGGCTCTGG ACTTTCACACCCCAAAGCCACCGATGGGAAGTGCGCCAGGTAGCATGGCGTTGGAATTCACTGAATTGTATGAAAAAGCTACCACATCAAGCACAAATGTTCAAGGAAACACTACAAAGTGTGTCCATGGTGGTATCCCAAACCCGCCTACGGGAAGCATGTCACTCGGCATGTTACCAAAGTTCATTGAAAGGCACAAAAAAGCCGCCACATTGAACACAAAAGTAGGAAACACTATTAATTGTGTCCATTGTGATAACCCAAAACCATCTCTGGGAAGTACGTCACTCAACATTGCATTGGAGTTCACTGAAACACACATAAAAGCTATcacatcaagtaataaagttcTTGGAAACACTATTAAGTGTGCCCAAATTGTTATGCCAAAGCCTCCTAGTGAAAGTGCATCACTTAGCATGGGATTGGAGTTCGCTGAAATGCACAATAAAACTACTACATCAAGCACAAAAGTTCTAGGAAGCGCTATTAAATGTGTACATGGTGGCACTTCTATACTTTCAACCACTCTGGACACACCAGTTTTGGGGAAGGGCTTCAAAAGTGATCCTTCAG CGCATCACATGTCAGCATTGGTAAATAAAAGCAATATTGATAAAGGCAAGCATACTTCTGAAGTTCACATGAAAGAT CAGAATCAACTTGAAGCGCCAGAAGGGGCTGTGATCTGGAGAGCTGAGAAACTACTGCAACCT AATACTGAAGCTTCAAGAAAATTCAAGAAGGCCAAAGATTTTTATGATAGCAACTGTCCATTGGGTGCTGAAAGAG TGTTGGACAAGATGACAGCAAGTAAGAGGATCCTGGACAATGATGAAAAG AACAAAGAGAATATCTCGGAAGTCTCCaagaaaatgaaaggaaaacagCCTTCGGAGCAATCTGACATAAGTTACAAG GTTCTCAATTGCTACAAGAAAGGTGAACTGCATTCCCTTACTGTTGCTGAAATGAAATGCTTCCTTGCCAGTAAGAAAATGAAGGTTGgaggaaagaaagaagagctCATACAGCGAATTAATTTGTTGCTTAATTAA
- the LOC120263061 gene encoding uncharacterized protein LOC120263061: MQKRNNKVIITIYEEPCISNMLQKSSIANQTQRRTRSSALGYDRKALLLAYSQQLRKSNTKAISRPNWIEWKAAFKDRSHCMRSGSSRRKFRFWMYRTVTCLKRREWSYYRMNKDDERHVNVSEVSPFLLPLFIPHCKKNLGFFPSSFSQDCLIATAGPHLRRCRHRQISSHIFLHTLLCDSEATRHRRPSSHFLFVIESVCVARLTKQLFLWLVRLGKALKISTIWISRLANLDKVCILGCSISSGLGVVLNVAKPAKGSLVVVFGLGAIGLAAADCLRISGASRIIGVDVNLRKFNQGSRTAIISTEQ; encoded by the exons ATGCAAAAGAGAAACAACAAAgtcatcatcaccatctatgAAGAACCATGCATCTCCAACATGCTTCAAAAATCAAGCATTGCTAACCAAACTCAAAGGAGAACAAGAAGTAGTGCTCTTGGCTATGACAGAAAAGCACTCCTTCTTGCATACTCTCAACAACTAAGGAAGTCGAACACGAAGGCGATATCAAGACCAAATTGGATTGAATGGAAGGCCGCATTCAAAGATCGAAGTCACTGT ATGAGGAGTGGTAGTTCAAGGAGGAAATTCAGGTTCTGGATGTATAGAACTGTGACTTGTTTGAAAAGAAGGGAATGGAGTTATTATAGAATGAATAAAGATGATGAAAGGCATGTCAATGTAAGTGAG GTTTCA CCCttccttcttcctctctttatccctcattgtaaaaaaaaccTTGGCTTCTTCCCTTCTTCCTTCTCACAAGATTGCCTCATTGCCACCGCCGGCCCTCATCTCCGCCGATGCCGCCACCGCCAGATCTCATCACATATTTTTCTTCACACTCTACTATGTGATTCGGAAGCAACCCGCCACCGCCGGCCCTCATCTCATTTCCTTTTTGTTATTGAGAGTGTTTGTGTTGCTAGGCTTACAAAACAGTTGTTCCTTTGGTTGGTTCGCCTGGGAAAAGCACTGAAGATCAGCACCATCT GGATTTCTCGATTAGCAAACCTTGATAAAGTTTGCATTCTTGGTTGTAGCATTTCATCAG gTCTTGGTGTTGTTTTGAATGTAGCAAAACCAGCAAAGGGATCATTGGTTGTTGTTTTCGGCCTTGGAGCTATAGGACTTGCG GCGGCCGATTGCTTGAGGATCTCAGGGGCTTCGAGAATTATTGGTGTTGATGTGAACTTGAGGAAATTCAATCAAG GTAGCCGAACGGCCATTATTTCTACAGAACAATGA
- the LOC120262894 gene encoding protein FAF-like, chloroplastic, which produces MPVAAIHSAPGFPSFTDVWTAIQAQNTAKVIAVATTNLFHRSLGQFSLETCTESLGSETGSDVFYSDSDIESFSSFSDVSDVGEEEKEPEKQLQPRHDDDDDDDDDDAEKLLTVNYHCSISKKSPVRSFPPPLPSISRRDGPCLSMRPHRRDGRLVMEAVQVPSQNYLHAERHDGRLLLSFVHSSSSTTTTTTTTTTTMKQTQETQLTMEEEEEQEVAKIVEEENKTCAEQEEEEQQEEVEVVDRGTVVELKMSTQPHRSSFVINKFVGGLPEPQEPLLSPLSTNMKINYAYEYDDDDDNSCENSLKIRQTPENKMLFMLKGRNRGELLHRCSHLWRPLLIWEPYCIATSS; this is translated from the coding sequence ATGCCGGTAGCAGCAATTCACAGTGCTCCGGGTTTTCCTTCTTTCACTGATGTTTGGACTGCAATACAAGCTCAAAACACGGCCAAAGTCATCGCCGTGGCTACAACAAATCTATTCCACCGTTCACTGGGCCAGTTCAGCCTTGAGACATGCACTGAAAGCCTCGGTTCCGAAACCGGTTCTGATGTATTCTACTCTGACTCTGACATAGAATCATTTTCCTCATTCTCCGACGTCTCTGACGTCGGCGAAGAGGAAAAGGAACCTGAAAAACAATTACAACCAagacatgatgatgatgatgatgatgatgatgatgatgctgaaaAGCTACTAACGGTAAATTATCACTGTTCTATAAGTAAAAAATCTCCGGTGAGGTCATTCCCTCCTCCTCTGCCTTCAATCTCCCGCCGTGATGGACCCTGTCTGAGCATGCGGCCACATCGCCGTGACGGCAGACTTGTTATGGAAGCTGTTCAGGTCCCTTCCCAAAACTATCTCCATGCTGAACGCCATGATGGCCgccttcttctctcttttgtCCATTCCTcttcctccaccaccaccaccaccaccaccacaacaacaacaatgaaacaaacacaagaaacacaactgacaatggaagaagaagaagaacaagaagtgGCAAAGATTGTGGAGGAAGAAAACAAAACCTGTGCTGAGcaagaagaggaagaacaacaagaagaagtggAAGTTGTTGATAGAGGAACAGTTGTAGAATTGAAGATGAGCACACAACCGCACCGTTCTTCCTTTGTGATCAATAAGTTTGTTGGTGGTCTGCCGGAACCTCAAGAACCATTACTGTCGCCGCTGTCGACAAATATGAAGATAAACTATGCATATGagtatgatgatgatgatgataattctTGTGAAAATTCACTGAAGATCAGACAAACACCAGAAAACAAGATGTTATTCATGTTGAAAGGCCGGAACAGGGGAGAACTACTACACCGGTGTAGCCACCTTTGGAGGCCTCTATTGATCTGGGAACCTTACTGCATTGCAACCTCTTCCTGA